In Candidatus Obscuribacterales bacterium, one DNA window encodes the following:
- a CDS encoding CDGSH iron-sulfur domain-containing protein, with protein sequence MTEPKIVDTKPVVLELEPGDYWWCSCGQSANQPYCDGAHKGTGLAPVKVTIEETKQVAFCQCKHTKSAPFCDGSHSSL encoded by the coding sequence ATGACTGAACCCAAGATTGTAGACACCAAGCCCGTTGTTTTAGAACTAGAGCCCGGCGACTATTGGTGGTGTAGCTGCGGTCAATCGGCTAACCAACCCTATTGTGATGGTGCGCACAAGGGCACGGGCTTAGCTCCTGTTAAGGTCACGATTGAGGAAACGAAGCAAGTTGCTTTCTGCCAATGTAAGCACACTAAATCTGCGCCCTTCTGTGATGGTTCTCATTCGAGCCTATAG
- a CDS encoding NAD(P)H-dependent oxidoreductase, with product MTGSTKILAFAGSTRKGSFNQQLVKIAAAGAEKAGAEVTVIDFKDYPMPLYDQDLEAEQGLPASVLAFKDLLKSHQGFLIACPEYNSSITPLLKNAIDWASRSEPGEPPLALTCFKGKVAAIMATSPGGLGGLRGLVHVRSILENIGVIVIPEQKALPGSYQAFNDQGQLSDEKQQEGVMAIGQRLTEVATKLNA from the coding sequence ATGACTGGATCTACAAAAATACTAGCTTTTGCGGGCAGTACGCGCAAAGGATCGTTTAACCAACAGCTCGTCAAAATTGCTGCTGCTGGCGCTGAAAAGGCGGGGGCCGAGGTCACGGTGATTGATTTCAAAGACTACCCTATGCCGCTTTATGATCAGGATCTGGAAGCCGAGCAGGGTTTACCCGCTTCGGTGCTTGCCTTTAAAGATCTGCTGAAGTCTCACCAAGGTTTCCTCATTGCCTGCCCAGAATACAACAGTTCGATTACGCCCCTCCTAAAAAATGCTATTGACTGGGCGTCTCGCTCTGAACCTGGTGAACCACCCCTGGCCTTGACCTGCTTTAAAGGAAAAGTGGCCGCGATTATGGCCACGTCTCCAGGTGGCTTGGGTGGTTTGCGCGGTCTTGTGCATGTCCGCTCTATTCTAGAAAATATAGGCGTTATTGTAATTCCTGAGCAAAAAGCGCTGCCAGGTTCCTATCAAGCCTTTAACGATCAGGGACAGTTGAGTGATGAGAAGCAGCAAGAAGGCGTCATGGCGATTGGTCAGCGTTTGACAGAAGTAGCCACAAAACTCAACGCCTAA